The Gemmata palustris genome includes a region encoding these proteins:
- a CDS encoding glycosyltransferase family 4 protein → MTAGPLCVAYLVNQYPHVSHSFIRREIRAAEEDGLRVLRVSIRRPSVTLVDKGDQEEQWQTQVLLDRGLLGLAAACAWTAGTRPVRWVRAAVLAWRLGRRSGRRLRAAVYLAEACLLVRWLRRGGAEHLHAHFGTNPTDVAVLARVLGGPPFSFTVHGPEEFDRPEALSLGDKIARAAFVVAVSSFGRSQLFRWCRPNDWPRVRVVRCGVDAAFLDGGPIPPTAEPRLVCVGRLAEQKGQLVLVDAAARLAKSGVDFQLVLAGDGPMRPQIESAIAAHGLGDRVRITGWLSNDAVRAEMVAARLVVLPSFAEGLPVVLMEALALGRPVVTTYVAGIPELVRNGANGWLVPAGDPVALAEALAEGLRTGTARLEDMGRAGVEAVRAAHDIRREASKLVELFTETSGRTPAARPDSVVATAGGK, encoded by the coding sequence ATGACCGCGGGTCCGCTCTGTGTCGCCTACCTTGTCAACCAGTACCCTCACGTCAGTCACAGCTTCATCCGGCGGGAGATACGGGCCGCGGAAGAAGACGGCTTGCGGGTGCTCCGGGTCTCCATCCGCCGCCCCTCGGTCACTCTGGTCGACAAGGGGGACCAGGAGGAGCAGTGGCAAACACAGGTGCTCCTCGACCGAGGGCTCTTGGGGTTAGCCGCAGCGTGCGCGTGGACCGCCGGTACGCGGCCGGTCCGGTGGGTCCGGGCGGCGGTGCTCGCCTGGCGCTTGGGCCGGCGCTCCGGGCGCCGCCTCCGGGCGGCTGTTTACCTCGCGGAGGCGTGTCTACTGGTTCGGTGGCTCCGCCGGGGGGGCGCGGAACACCTGCACGCGCACTTCGGCACCAACCCGACAGACGTTGCCGTTCTCGCCCGCGTGCTGGGCGGCCCGCCGTTCAGCTTCACCGTCCACGGACCCGAAGAGTTCGACCGGCCCGAAGCACTGTCTCTGGGGGACAAGATCGCGCGGGCGGCGTTCGTAGTCGCGGTCAGTTCGTTCGGACGGAGCCAGCTCTTTCGCTGGTGCCGCCCGAACGACTGGCCCCGGGTGCGGGTCGTCCGCTGCGGGGTCGACGCCGCGTTTCTGGACGGGGGGCCGATCCCGCCGACCGCCGAGCCGCGGCTCGTGTGTGTCGGCCGACTGGCCGAACAGAAGGGGCAATTGGTGCTGGTCGATGCCGCGGCCCGCCTCGCTAAGAGCGGTGTCGATTTTCAGTTGGTGCTGGCCGGCGACGGCCCGATGCGCCCCCAGATCGAGTCGGCGATCGCGGCCCACGGCCTGGGTGACCGGGTGCGCATCACCGGGTGGCTCAGCAACGACGCGGTGCGGGCGGAGATGGTGGCCGCTCGGTTGGTCGTGCTGCCGAGTTTCGCCGAGGGGCTCCCGGTGGTTTTGATGGAAGCCCTGGCCCTCGGCCGACCGGTGGTGACCACCTACGTCGCGGGCATCCCGGAACTGGTTCGGAACGGGGCAAACGGTTGGCTCGTTCCGGCCGGCGATCCCGTCGCCCTGGCCGAAGCGCTGGCGGAAGGATTGCGGACCGGAACGGCCCGTTTGGAAGACATGGGACGAGCCGGCGTCGAGGCCGTTCGCGCCGCCCACGACATCCGGCGGGAGGCCTCAAAGTTGGTCGAACTGTTCACGGAGACAAGCGGCCGAACCCCGGCCGCGCGTCCCGATAGTGTGGTTGCGACCGCTGGGGGGAAATAA
- a CDS encoding WecB/TagA/CpsF family glycosyltransferase has protein sequence MDAIEAFTRAHGSALRWIIVAAWVAASLGAFRLSLDKRCSAREGWLVVAILCLGFALETAHPLRFALTGWLREELRTLGGDEAVRNRRPLQLVVIASVIVPLLVLVTVRIVRTEGISRPGKIGLLGAGIGSTGLVLETISWHYLDQNYFYRALRFAGLGLVLYGVGSGLMRTRSRLSLQTPRWVRPMTVSDPLPAQVPVWVWGVPFVPWTLSRTVDEVERLIGAGGARYFMTVNLHTAMLVSEDPAVRAAVDGAAFVVADGMPLVWASRVRGPRLPERVTGADLFPALCARAAQKGYRVFFLGGPPGVGAAAAENLSARFPGLQVVGTESPPYRPLTAREEGELLDRVRGARPHLVFVSFSQPKGELWTHQNSSALSGAVCVNIGAALDFAAGRIRRAPRWMQRTGLEWMYRLAREPRRLFTRYARNAAFVARMLLTELTNRNRRRNRPDT, from the coding sequence ATGGACGCGATCGAAGCCTTTACCCGAGCGCACGGATCGGCCCTGCGATGGATCATTGTCGCGGCTTGGGTCGCTGCGAGTCTGGGCGCGTTCCGTCTGTCGTTGGACAAGCGTTGCTCCGCCCGCGAGGGGTGGCTCGTGGTCGCGATCTTGTGCCTCGGGTTCGCTCTGGAGACGGCTCACCCCCTGCGCTTTGCGCTCACGGGCTGGCTCCGGGAGGAACTCCGGACCTTGGGCGGGGATGAGGCCGTGCGGAATCGGCGCCCGCTCCAACTCGTGGTGATTGCCAGTGTGATTGTTCCCCTCTTGGTGCTGGTGACCGTTCGGATCGTGCGAACCGAGGGCATCTCGCGCCCGGGGAAGATCGGGTTGTTGGGGGCAGGAATCGGGTCGACCGGCCTCGTCCTTGAAACGATTTCCTGGCACTACCTCGATCAAAATTACTTTTATCGGGCCCTCCGGTTCGCGGGATTGGGGTTGGTGCTTTATGGTGTTGGAAGCGGGTTGATGCGCACCCGGTCGCGGCTCTCTTTACAAACCCCTCGCTGGGTAAGGCCTATGACTGTCTCGGATCCGTTGCCCGCGCAGGTCCCGGTTTGGGTGTGGGGAGTGCCGTTCGTCCCCTGGACCCTTTCGCGGACGGTCGATGAGGTCGAGCGCCTGATCGGGGCCGGAGGCGCGCGGTACTTCATGACGGTCAACCTGCACACCGCGATGCTGGTGTCCGAAGACCCCGCCGTGCGCGCGGCGGTGGACGGGGCGGCCTTCGTGGTCGCGGACGGGATGCCCCTGGTGTGGGCCTCGCGCGTCCGCGGCCCCCGGCTCCCTGAGCGGGTGACCGGGGCCGACCTGTTCCCGGCGCTGTGCGCGCGGGCCGCGCAAAAGGGGTACCGGGTGTTCTTCCTGGGGGGGCCGCCCGGGGTCGGCGCGGCCGCGGCCGAGAACCTATCGGCCCGGTTCCCCGGGCTCCAGGTGGTCGGCACCGAGTCGCCCCCGTACCGCCCCCTGACCGCGCGGGAGGAGGGCGAACTGTTGGACCGGGTCCGGGGCGCGCGCCCGCACCTCGTGTTCGTCTCGTTCAGCCAACCCAAGGGCGAACTCTGGACCCACCAGAACAGTTCCGCCCTCAGCGGGGCTGTCTGCGTGAACATCGGTGCCGCCCTGGACTTCGCGGCCGGTCGAATTCGCCGCGCGCCGCGGTGGATGCAGCGGACGGGGCTGGAGTGGATGTACCGGCTCGCGCGCGAGCCGCGCCGGCTCTTTACCCGGTACGCCCGCAATGCCGCGTTCGTCGCCCGCATGCTCCTGACCGAGCTCACGAACCGGAACCGGCGGCGCAATCGCCCCGACACGTGA
- a CDS encoding dTDP-4-dehydrorhamnose 3,5-epimerase family protein, protein MNVPLPKYVERGPIHDVAWIPLKFFTDPRGWLVELFRNDLVPPQFHPVMAYVSMTKPGVARGPHEHIDQADYFCFTGPSAFRVYLWDARTGSPTFGAKEVREVGENAPFALIVPPGVVHAYKNVGDKDGWVFNGANRLYAGWLKQEPVDEIRHEKDPNSPYQLD, encoded by the coding sequence ATGAACGTTCCCCTGCCGAAGTACGTCGAGCGCGGCCCGATCCACGACGTCGCGTGGATCCCGCTGAAGTTCTTCACGGACCCGCGCGGGTGGCTCGTCGAACTGTTCCGCAACGACCTCGTGCCGCCCCAATTCCACCCGGTCATGGCCTACGTGTCGATGACCAAGCCGGGCGTCGCGCGCGGGCCGCACGAGCACATCGATCAGGCCGATTACTTCTGTTTCACCGGGCCGTCCGCGTTCCGGGTGTACCTGTGGGACGCGCGCACGGGTTCGCCCACGTTCGGTGCGAAGGAGGTGCGCGAAGTGGGCGAGAACGCTCCGTTCGCGCTCATCGTGCCCCCCGGGGTGGTCCACGCCTACAAGAACGTCGGCGACAAGGACGGGTGGGTGTTCAACGGCGCGAACCGACTCTACGCCGGGTGGCTTAAACAGGAACCCGTCGACGAGATCCGCCACGAGAAAGACCCGAACAGCCCGTACCAACTGGATTGA
- a CDS encoding serine O-acetyltransferase, which translates to MPPTPSPPSPALPHGNKNENPTGIGFLGLLAEDFRTHDRNLFEQGFWAVAVHRFGNWRMGVPRPFRPPFTLAYRFLFKWVEWTCGITLPYTTKLGRRVRIWHHSGMILHARSIGDDVHIRHNTTFGVARRGENLDIPVIEDRVDIGCGVCVLGGVRVGCDSVIGANAVVLTDVPPSAVAVGIPARVVRTDRVPAGTTELQQSGALMTGAPDPAV; encoded by the coding sequence TTGCCCCCGACACCGTCGCCTCCGAGCCCGGCCCTGCCGCACGGAAACAAAAACGAGAACCCGACCGGTATTGGTTTTCTCGGCCTGCTCGCCGAGGATTTCCGCACTCACGATCGCAACCTGTTCGAGCAAGGGTTCTGGGCCGTTGCCGTTCATCGGTTCGGGAACTGGCGGATGGGGGTTCCGCGGCCGTTTCGTCCCCCGTTCACGCTCGCCTACCGTTTCCTGTTCAAGTGGGTCGAGTGGACCTGCGGGATCACGCTGCCGTACACCACCAAGCTCGGGCGGCGGGTCCGGATCTGGCACCATAGCGGGATGATCCTCCACGCGCGATCGATCGGTGATGACGTCCATATTCGGCACAACACCACCTTCGGGGTCGCGCGGCGCGGCGAGAACTTGGACATCCCGGTAATCGAGGACCGGGTCGATATCGGGTGCGGCGTTTGTGTGCTCGGGGGCGTGCGGGTGGGTTGCGACAGCGTCATTGGGGCGAACGCAGTGGTTCTCACCGATGTCCCCCCGAGCGCCGTGGCGGTCGGGATCCCGGCCCGAGTGGTGCGCACCGACCGGGTGCCGGCGGGCACCACCGAACTCCAACAGAGCGGCGCCCTGATGACCGGCGCCCCGGACCCTGCGGTGTGA
- a CDS encoding glycosyltransferase family 2 protein produces the protein MGWLEPVAWVVVVVLAVPLIVLAVECFAAVRRVRPAPLPDASARPRCAVLIPAHNEELVIARTLLDISAQLRPGDRVVVVADNCTDGTAAIARAHGVEVAERTDPTRRGKGYALAFGRDALSADPPEVVVVIDADCTAGDQTLHRLVAEARARRRPVQGSYLMVAPPQAGPNRQVAAFAFLVKNFARPLGLRRLGQGCLLMGTGMAFPWDVFKGAPLAHGHIVEDLGLTVDLALLGLAPVFAPDAEVRGEFPIDDRAAGVQRRRWEHGHLRVMLAGIPQLLATAVFRRRLGLVALALDVGVPPLSALVLTVGAVLAILGIWAALGGPWAPVAALGGAGLFAGVALATVWWRYGRGVLPAKSLLRVPLYAARKIPLYLRFLVKPQRDWVRTARDQPHDKT, from the coding sequence ATGGGCTGGCTCGAACCGGTCGCCTGGGTCGTCGTCGTCGTCCTCGCGGTCCCGCTGATCGTGCTGGCCGTTGAGTGCTTCGCGGCCGTCCGCCGGGTGCGCCCCGCCCCGCTACCGGACGCATCCGCCCGTCCGCGGTGCGCGGTCCTCATCCCCGCCCACAACGAGGAACTGGTGATCGCCCGCACGCTGCTGGACATCAGCGCCCAACTCCGACCCGGTGACCGGGTCGTCGTCGTGGCCGACAACTGCACCGACGGGACCGCCGCGATCGCCCGCGCGCACGGGGTCGAGGTGGCGGAGCGAACCGACCCGACGCGCCGGGGTAAGGGGTACGCGCTGGCCTTCGGCCGCGACGCCTTGAGCGCTGATCCCCCAGAGGTCGTCGTCGTCATCGACGCGGACTGCACCGCGGGCGACCAAACTCTTCACCGACTCGTGGCCGAAGCGCGCGCCCGCCGGCGGCCGGTTCAGGGGAGCTACCTGATGGTCGCTCCCCCACAAGCCGGCCCGAACCGACAGGTCGCCGCGTTCGCCTTCCTGGTAAAGAATTTCGCCCGACCGCTCGGGCTCCGCCGCCTCGGTCAGGGGTGCCTGCTGATGGGCACCGGCATGGCGTTCCCGTGGGACGTGTTCAAGGGCGCGCCGCTCGCCCACGGTCACATTGTTGAGGATCTCGGACTGACCGTCGATCTGGCACTACTCGGTCTGGCGCCGGTGTTCGCGCCCGATGCCGAGGTCCGCGGAGAGTTCCCCATCGACGACCGGGCCGCGGGAGTGCAACGGCGGCGGTGGGAGCACGGGCACCTCCGGGTGATGCTCGCCGGCATCCCACAACTCCTGGCGACGGCGGTGTTCCGCCGTCGGTTGGGTCTCGTGGCGCTCGCCTTGGACGTCGGGGTACCGCCGCTCTCGGCGCTGGTGCTCACGGTCGGTGCGGTGCTCGCGATCCTGGGAATCTGGGCCGCCCTCGGGGGGCCATGGGCGCCGGTGGCGGCGCTCGGTGGCGCCGGGCTCTTCGCGGGCGTGGCCCTGGCCACAGTGTGGTGGAGATACGGCCGGGGCGTACTGCCCGCGAAGTCTTTGCTCCGCGTCCCGCTCTACGCGGCGCGGAAGATCCCACTCTACCTAAGATTCCTCGTCAAGCCGCAGCGGGACTGGGTCCGCACGGCGCGGGATCAACCGCACGACAAGACCTGA
- a CDS encoding glycosyltransferase family 2 protein produces MSAVRIIIVNYRTAGLTVDCLRSLAPEVKTLADCRVVVVDGGSGDGSAERLAATVRDEGWGGWVEVLPLLENRGFAAGNNAALRPLLTTARPADYFLLLNPDTVVRPGAVRALVDFMDAHPTVGIAGSRLEEPDGTPQRSAFRFHTVASEFEAGAQIGPISRLLSSRLVAPPTRDENHPTDWVAGASAIVRRDVFAAVGLLDEGYFLYYEETDFCLRARRAGWRCWYVPASRVVHLVGQSSGVTNPKDPPKRVPRYWFDARSRYFRKNYGLLYAGMASAAWLMGFALRRLRASVQSKPDLTPAYFVGDFIRFNFLPV; encoded by the coding sequence ATGAGCGCGGTGCGAATCATCATTGTCAACTACAGGACCGCCGGACTGACCGTAGATTGTCTCCGCTCGCTGGCCCCCGAGGTCAAAACTCTCGCCGACTGCCGCGTCGTCGTTGTCGACGGCGGGTCGGGGGACGGGTCCGCCGAACGCTTGGCGGCTACCGTGCGCGACGAGGGCTGGGGGGGCTGGGTCGAGGTGCTCCCCCTTCTCGAAAATCGCGGGTTCGCGGCCGGAAACAACGCGGCCCTGCGGCCCCTGCTCACAACCGCCCGCCCCGCGGATTATTTCTTGCTTCTCAACCCCGATACGGTCGTCCGCCCGGGCGCGGTTCGGGCGCTCGTCGATTTCATGGACGCGCACCCGACGGTCGGGATCGCCGGGAGCCGGCTCGAGGAGCCGGACGGAACCCCCCAGCGGTCCGCGTTCCGGTTCCACACCGTCGCGAGCGAATTCGAAGCGGGGGCACAAATCGGCCCCATCTCCCGCCTGTTGAGCTCCCGTCTCGTGGCCCCTCCGACCCGGGACGAGAACCATCCCACGGACTGGGTCGCTGGTGCCAGCGCGATCGTCCGGCGGGACGTGTTTGCCGCGGTCGGGTTGTTGGACGAGGGGTATTTCCTCTACTACGAGGAGACCGATTTCTGCCTCCGGGCGCGGCGGGCGGGCTGGCGGTGCTGGTACGTACCGGCGAGTCGGGTCGTCCACTTGGTCGGCCAGAGCTCCGGGGTCACGAACCCGAAGGATCCCCCGAAACGTGTCCCGCGGTACTGGTTCGACGCCCGGTCCCGTTACTTCCGCAAGAACTACGGCCTTCTGTACGCGGGGATGGCGAGCGCGGCGTGGCTGATGGGCTTCGCGCTACGGCGCCTTCGCGCGAGCGTCCAAAGCAAGCCCGATCTGACACCCGCTTACTTCGTCGGGGACTTTATCCGGTTCAACTTCTTACCCGTCTGA